In the genome of Trichoplusia ni isolate ovarian cell line Hi5 unplaced genomic scaffold, tn1 tig00002461, whole genome shotgun sequence, one region contains:
- the LOC113507552 gene encoding pickpocket protein 28-like translates to MDFKSPWWVKYRKRRYKTKNYLTFEVILRRSFRETVREYLSCASIAGIREINNPNNTFLHRLAFHFSLRYTIYCFPSALRIVLLFTSLVNIMYFLQYTWNSTLANPLVVTGESSTYPIKDIDFPAIAFCNINRISLKALKLHAAKMYPRLSKLNFSLAHLEFFYQNMGRLIDFSYDDTRLYAKLMDAFSLKEFSDMTVGLMRELAPNCEETLIKCQWAGKVVDCKNIFELRRTVLGHCCAFNYVLDYNAAVSLHATIAPVKRQTVPGVNNGLRVVMDAMIDDYAFPLTYRTGFEVLIFDPIHFADMTGGRVIQRMVQPNQEQFFQVESVKQIASPEVRKYPLSARKCLFRDENVKEFHNKYSYSACLVKCRKSLQKCTDLYVKNLRCLDKYREKLQYLYPLDTEDTEGLEQELVDSLYCPECLPDCELTQHSTKSYKIPLQTTRMRNGINLTDKCVISIFHPTTSGILHRLDVVAYWFEILSNIGGFSGMLMGIGIYTVYFLFVYTFCEILYSNYNKYR, encoded by the exons ATGGACTTCAAATCCCCATGGTGGGTGAAATACAGGAAAAGGCGGTATAAAACAAAGAACTATCTGACCTTCGAGGTGATATTAAGAAGAAGTTTTAGGGAGACAGTCCGCGAGTATTTGTCTTGCGCCTCTATAGCCGGGATCAGGGAAATAAATAACCCGAATAATACTTTTTTGCACCG ACTTGCATTTCATTTCAGTT TGCGCTATACCATTTATTGTTTCCCTAGCGCTCTCCGCATCGTCCTCCTCTTCACATCACTGGTCAACATCATGTACTTCCTCCAGTATACCTGGAACTCCACCTTGGCTAACCCTCTGGTAGTGACAGGAGAGTCCTCTACTTACCCGATCAAGGACATCGACTTCCCAGCAATTGCCTTCTGTAATATCAACAGAATCAGTTTAAAAGCTCTTAAGCTACATGCGGCGAAAAT GTACCCAAGATTGTCGAAACTGAACTTCTCTCTGGCTCACCTGGAGTTCTTCTACCAGAACATGGGCAGACTGATAGACTTCTCTTACGATGACACCAGGCTTTACGCGAAACTGATGGATGCCTTCTCTTTGAAAGAGTTCAGCGATATGACTGTGGGTTTGATGAGGGAG TTAGCTCCAAATTGCGAAGAAACGCTGATCAAATGCCAATGGGCTGGGAAGGTGGTGGACTGTAAAAATATCTTCGAACTTCGGAGAACTGTATTGGGACACTGCTGCGCTTTCAACTACGTTCTAGACTATAATGCAGCCGTCAG CCTCCACGCAACCATAGCCCCAGTGAAGCGTCAGACAGTACCAGGAGTGAACAATGGTCTGCGTGTCGTCATGGATGCGATGATAGATGACTATGCCTTTCCATTGACTTACAGGACTGGGTTTG AGGTACTTATATTTGATCCGATCCATTTCGCTGACATGACTGGTGGCAGGGTCATACAGCGCATGGTCCAACCAAACCAGGAGCAGTTCTTCCAAGTGGAATCAGTGAAGCAGATTGCATCACCAGAGGTCCGGAAGTATCCCTTGTCAGCG AGAAAATGCCTCTTCCGCgatgaaaatgtgaaagaattCCACAATAAGTACTCGTACAGCGCCTGCCTGGTCAAGTGTAGGAAATCG CTACAAAAATGTACCGACCTGTACGTTAAAAATTTAAGGTGTCTCGATAAATATAGGG AAAAGCTGCAATACTTGTATCCTTTAGACACGGAAGATACCGAGGGCTTGGAACAAGAGCTGGTGGATTCCCTGTACTGTCCTGAATGTCTTCCAGACTGTGAGCTGACACAGCACTCCACGAAGTCATACAAAATACCGCTACAAACTACTAGAATGAGA aatgGAATAAATCTTACTGACAAATGCGTTATAAGCATTTTTCATCCCACGACAAGCGGTATTTTACATAGACTGGATGTGGTCGCTTATTGGTTTGAGATATTGA GCAACATCGGTGGATTTTCTGGTATGCTCATGGGGATCG